Genomic segment of Carcharodon carcharias isolate sCarCar2 chromosome 27 unlocalized genomic scaffold, sCarCar2.pri SUPER_27_unloc_1, whole genome shotgun sequence:
ctgctcttatattctctgcctcagctaataaaggtatGTATTGCATATACCtttttacccaccttatctacctgtctcgctatcttaagggaccagtggacacgcacaccaaggtccctctgatcctcggtacttcccagagtcctaccattcatcgtgtattccttgtttgtcctgcacaagtgcatcacctcacacttatccagattaaattccatttgccactgatcagcccatctgaccagcccgtctctatcctcctataatctaaggctatcctcctcactatttaccaccccaacaattttcgtgtcatccacgaacttactgatcagccctactacattcaagtctaaatcgtttatatataccacaaacagcaagggacccagcaccaatccctgtggaaccccactggacacaggtatcCAGCCACAAAAAAactcctcaaccatcaccctctgcttcctgccactcaaccaattctggatccaatttgccaaattgccttggatcccatgggctcttaccttcgttatcagttcccccatgcggtaccttatcaaaagccttgctgaagtccaagtagactatgtcaaatgcattgccctcatctacacagctggtcacctctttgaaaaattcaatcgaattggtcagacatgacttcccctgaacaaaaccatactgactgtccttgattgatccctgcctctccaagtgtggattaattgtccctcagaattgcttccaatagtttccccaccactgaggttagactgactggcctgcagttccttggtttatcccttcctcccttcttgaataacagtaccccattggctgtcctccagtcctctggcacctctcctgtggccagagaggtatggaaaattattgccagtgcccttgCTAACTCCTCCCTTGCCTTACTCAATGCCTGGGATGCATTTCATCttgacctggagatttatctatttttaatcCTGTCAgtccacttagaacctcctcaatttcaatgctaatttctttaattataataCAGTTCTTCTGCCTGATTTTCAAACCCACGTCGcacctctcacttgtgaacaacGACACAAAGTATACGTTTAGAACCTACCAACATCTTCTGGCTTATAGCACACTGtaccctctctcattccccaaaagCTGTAagtctccatcacacacacaggagggagcaaaggatgtcaatgcctttaagagagagagagagagtcctggGGCAACCTTTccagagataaaaataaaaaactgcggatgctggaaatccaaaacaaaaacagaattacctggaaaaactcagcaggtctggcagcatcggcagagaagaaaagagttgatgtttcgagtcctcgtgacccttcaactgCTTGGAGAACTCAGGAGAGGGGAAGCTGCGcatgtgctgagtttttccaggtaattctgtttttgttttttcatcaTCTTAAAAacttccatcaggtcacccttcagtcttctcttttctagagaaaagcagccccagcctttcctgaggcttaaatgctctcagttctggtattattACTGTGAATGTTGCCCTTTCTCCAGTGCCTCAATTTACTTTTTCTAAATGTAGATCACAAATGTtgacagtactcccagtgtagtctaaccatggttcGAAACAAGTTgtacataacctccctgcttttcaattctatccctcgagAATGGAACCCTTTATCTGGGcctcacactttaggaaagatgtgaagttctTAGAGGAGATTTACGATTGTGGTACCGGGGTGAAGGGACTTGGATCAGGTTCATTCATGGTTTTCCACAGAGAACTGGATCATTGTTGGAACAATTCCATGATCCTAGAACACCACCTCACTGATTCTATTCAACACGGCATGTCGATGGGTAGcgctctcgcctctgagtcaggaggtgggggggttcgaatccccactccagagactcgagcCCCCCTAATCCAGGGCCCACATTCCCATCCTGTTGGAGGGACCGTCTTTCAAGTGAGACGTTAACCCAAGGGTCccgtttgccctctcaggtggatgtacaaGACTGAATGGTCACAATTGGAAGTAGAGCAGGAGGGGCAGTAGTTCACCCCGTGTCCTGGAACCGAATATTTATCACTCGGTCAACATCAGTagatcacattgctgtctgtggaatcttgctgtgtacaaattggttgccacgttttctacagtgactacgcttcagaaATTGTTTCACTGGCAGTGAAACGCATTGAGACACCCCgaggtggtgaaaggcgctacataaatgtgGGTTTCTTTTTAAATTGACACATTCATTTCCTCACAGGCAGATCGTCCAGCAGGAGCATGAGCCAGCACGAGCCAGCTGACTGGGGGGCAGGAACTCCCAGTGTAGACTGAGGCTGCTTCCCTTCAGAGGACACTGAATCCATTGTGGGAAGTGGCCATTTAAAGAGGGAGCCTTGACTTGCTGGTCTGAGAATCCAGCCCTTTCCCCCTGTGTAATGCTGGCTGAGAATAGACATGGGGGCTGCTCAATGTACTGAAAGTATCTCTGCCACTGAAGATGGGCGGAGGTAATGTTTTCATCCCTGTTATtctgtttgtctgtaaacaatTTATCTCACAAACTAATGGATGGATTTTAACAAAACTCAGTACGCCGACAGGATATGGCCCATGGAAGAACTGATTTGTTTTTGGCGAAGATCTGAATCCTGGAATTTTTGAAGGGATCCGTTCACGTTGGGAGATCAAGAGAATTGACTTTTTCTTTTTGATTGTTGTAGtttgttttatttcaaatgttGATTGTTTTCGAATGTTGAGGGTTGGCTCCGCTGCTggggtggaatttgtcacagctgtcaaaatgtgagcagagttttcagagtcGGTTGTTAGATGTGGAGATGGTTGCTCTAAATAAACACATTTATTTTTTCTGCTTTGCAGATACTAAGCATGTTTTCATCCCTGTTTGCCTGTCTGTAATgcatctcaaaaactaatggatggaTTTGAAGAAGCATGCTACACAAATATGGTCTGGCCCAAGGAAGAAATGATTATACTTAGTGAAGATGCGGatcagatccagatcctggaatcttttgtagactaagttgggagaaatgcaagtgaaatgctgcttgtcctcacttatcaccccaccagccccccgcattcaaaggatcatcctctgccatttctgccacctccagcatgatgccaccaccaaacacatcttcccttcaccaccccccacccccccagtggcattccatagggattgttccctccgggacaccctggtccactcctccatcaccccctactcctcaacccccacctatggcacctccccatgcccacgcaaaagatgcaacacctgccccttcacttcctctctcctcaccgtccaagggcccaaacactcctttcaagtgaagcaacatttcacttgcatttccccaaacttagtctactgtatttgttgctcccgatgcagtctcctctacattggagagaccaaatgtaaactgggcgactgctttgcagaacacctgcggtctgtccgcaagaaagactcaaacctccctgtcgcttgccattttaacactccaccctgctctcttgcccacatgtctgtccttggcttgctgcattgttccagtgaagcccaacgcaaactggaggaacagcacctcatcttccgactaggcactttacagccttccggactgaatattgaattcaacaactttagatcttgaactccctcctccatccccaccccctttccgtttcctcccccttccttttgttttttccaataatttatatagatttttcttttcccacctatttccattatttttaaatcttttatgcccccccacgagaggtataccttgagtgccctaccatccattcttaattagcacattcgtttagataatatcaccaacttcaacacctctgtatcttttgttcttttgtctgtgacatcttttgattatctgctcctatcactgcttgcttgtccctacaaccacaccactccccccacttctctcccccacctccccccacccaatttaaaccagcttatatttcacccctctccttgagttcacctagttctgttgaaggttcatgaggactcgaaacgtcaaatcttttcttctccgccgatgctgccagacctgctgagtttttccaggtaattctgtttttgttgaggtgaACAAGCTCATTGTCCAACTTCCGCAGTCGTTTAACTGGGGAAGCTCTAAATGGCTGGAGGAAAAGCCCTTCTGGTGGTCCAGCCTTTCCCATTGGTCAATCACCGGCATGTCGACAACGAGGAAGCGGAACCCACGCCcatgagggggtgggagagacttTGACCCCCAGCCGCGCGGAGCTGTTGTccaatccgcagtattttgacgTCCACACGAGAACGCGGCCTGAATCAGCCAATAGAAATCACTCTGCTCCGTGGTGACGTCCTCGGGTTCCAGGCTGCAGAGGCGCGCAGACACAggtgccccgcccccacccattgttccccttccccttcctcctcgaGTCAAGGTTTCCAGGCAACCGGCTGACGGCTCCGGCCAGAGCGAGAAGCCACTCGGAGAACTCGGGAGAGGGGAAGCTGCGCATGTGCGGCGGAGAGCCCGCTCCCTTCCCCTCATGCTGAGGGTTTAACCAATGGGAAGAATTGAAGGGCTCAGGTCCTCCAGCCAACCAGAAGCTGGGCTTTGTGTGATTGAATTTACCCCTCCCCCCTTCGAACGTCCCACGGCGGCTGCGCACTGGGCTGCCAGCTGAGGAAGTGGAGGGGACTTTGGAAAATGTCTTCCCTTTATTTTCTTCCCAGTCAATGCAGTTTGATTTTAAACAGCACAGCTTTTATTTTTTAGCTTCACACAGATTAAAACTTCCTCCTgagtccaacatctgtgagtaaaacactttctttcccctccccctgggaAATACAGAGAGGTGTGGGTCTCTGTAACTGGAATTAGTGCTGAGGGGGGAAATGCTGGGGATTTTGTGGAACCTGTTTTTATTGAACGAGCTTTTTAAAGTCAAATTTATCCTGACAAATACTGTCTGCCTCTTAATGCACTTTCgtttatgttgattttagtttgttgttcgagtaaaatattttacaaagTGAAACCTTGTCCTTCGGTCTATTCTATTGGGTTTCTCTGGGAATTTGTTTATTTTAAGGTTATTGGTCTCCACAGGGATCATGAACAACAGAGATATGCCTAGTGTTGTTATATGGTACATATTAGATATTTTATTTATGGTTCTGTAATAAATTTCATTTATTACTGTTTCTAGACTCATAATATCATACTGTAGCTGCATTATATATTTCaggtcatagagtcattacaACACAGGAGTCCATCCAGGAACTTGAGTCCATACCGACTCTGTACAGCAATCCATTCAGTCCTATTCCCTCTCTATATCCCTGTTTCctagcaagtttatttccttcaagtgcccatccaatttcattttgaacttctctgcttccaccacccttgtagggAGCGGGTTCCAGGTCATGACCATTCACTACCTAAATATAGTTCTTCCTTGCATTGCCTGCATCGTAACTGAGGGAAACAGTTCTGTAGATTCCACCCATTTTAAGTCCAGTGATACAGATGTATTTCCATTCAGTGGGCAGCCCGAAGAAGATGCATGAAGATTTTCAGATCTCTATGTCCTGGACAGGAAGTGATGAGTATCGATCAGCatcaatcagcaccttcaggagaattgGGAGGGTGTATATTAGGtacaggagagggagagtgtggatggagattgacagctttttgggagagaggaaagagttttCCATAGTAACTAGAATTGTATGTTTTGAATTTCTATCCTGCAttgacagtgatgacttttgtaaactgCTTTTACAGGAAACTGGAAGCAGaggatttgcagacagaaatctcaaaccaaatGTCAGGCCTGAATCTGACAGTCACTTGATTCATCAGGACCTAAACATCATTGACTTTTGTATCTAGggagagaaatgtttgtctgcttCAAAAGATTTTacacatcagtgtgactggaaaaacaccgagacacacacacctgagtgagagtgttccagtgcactgactagggaaagagctttaaccagttacaccaACTGAaaaaaacatcacaccattcacagcggggagagaccATACacatgttctgtgtgtgtgggcaaggcttcaactgatcatcaAACCTGGGGATACACAAGGACACCTGCATCatggagaaactgtggaaatgtggcgactgtgggaagggattccagtTCCCATCTGCActggaaactcatcgacgcagtcacactggggagaggccgttcacctgctctgagtgtgggaagggattcagtcggtTATCCAACCTGCAgatgcaccagcgagttcacaccggggagaggccattcaagtgctccgagtgtgggaagggattcagtaattCATCCCATTTGAtatcacaccagcgagttcactccGGGGAGAGGCCACTCACCTGCCCCGTGTGTGGAAAGCGATTCAGCCACTCATCAAATCTTCTgcgacaccagcgagttcacactggcgaGAGACCATtttcctgctctgagtgtgggaagagattccaAGGTTCATCacatctgctgacacaccagcgcattcacaccggggagaggcctttcacctgctcagactgtgggaaaggattcagtcggttatcccacctgcatacacaccagcgagttcacactggggagaggccgttcacctgctctgtgtgcgggaagggattcagtgaaccAGTCAACCTGCAgaatcaccagcgagttcacactggggagagaccattctcttgctccgtgtgtgggaagcgaTTCACTCAGTCATGTTACCTGCtcaaacaccagcgagttcactccagggtgaggccattcacctgctccgtgtgtgggaaaggattcactgatccatccaacctgcagacacaccaacgagttcacactggggagaggccgttcacctgctctgagtgtgggaagggattcactcagtcatccagcctgctgacacaccagcgagttcacaccgaggagaggccattcacctgctctgagtgtgggaaaggattcactgagTTTTACAGACtgcagatacaccagcgagttcacaatggggagaggccattcacctgctcggaatgtgggaagggattcaaagaTGCATccaacctgcagacacaccaacgaattcacactggggagaggccgttcacctgttctgagtgtgggaaacaattcactcagtcatcccacttgCTGagccaccagcgagttcacaagtgattacaggggttggattctgctgttattgctgctgttaatcaaaCCCAGGACTGagccatgttcattctgacagttgaAGAAGTGGGAaagtttctttctgctggactggccaGTCTCAGgactttgcttccagtgggcTGATGCTGTTTGAGACTTGTTGTGAATATATTGGTTCATATTTCATATGGATCATAGTATTAAAGGGTGTTTTAAAGATAAGAGGT
This window contains:
- the LOC121273598 gene encoding zinc finger protein 84-like, with the translated sequence MEKLWKCGDCGKGFQFPSALETHRRSHTGERPFTCSECGKGFSRLSNLQMHQRVHTGERPFKCSECGKGFSNSSHLISHQRVHSGERPLTCPVCGKRFSHSSNLLRHQRVHTGERPFSCSECGKRFQGSSHLLTHQRIHTGERPFTCSDCGKGFSRLSHLHTHQRVHTGERPFTCSVCGKGFSEPVNLQNHQRVHTGERPFSCSVCGKRFTQSCYLLKHQRVHSRVRPFTCSVCGKGFTDPSNLQTHQRVHTGERPFTCSECGKGFTQSSSLLTHQRVHTEERPFTCSECGKGFTEFYRLQIHQRVHNGERPFTCSECGKGFKDASNLQTHQRIHTGERPFTCSECGKQFTQSSHLLSHQRVHTGERPFTCSGCGKGFTNSSNLLTHQRVHNGERLFACSECGKGFSDSSTLRTHQRVHTGEKPFTCSECGKGFTQLSNLRKHQRIHTGERLYTCSECGKGFSDLSNLLAHERVHTGERPFTCPVCGNRFTQSCHLLRHQ